From Cheilinus undulatus linkage group 18, ASM1832078v1, whole genome shotgun sequence, the proteins below share one genomic window:
- the akt1 gene encoding RAC-alpha serine/threonine-protein kinase yields the protein MTNVVIVKEGWLHKRGEYIKTWRPRYFLLKSDGTFIGYKERPQDVDQLETPLNNFSVAQCQLMKTERPKPNTFIIRCLQWTTVIERTFHVETPEEREEWTKAIQAVAEGLQKQEEEMMDSSPDPMDMEVYLTKIRHKVTMHDFEYLKLLGKGTFGKVILVKEKATGRYYAMKILKKEVIVAKDEVAHTLTENRVLQNSKHPFLTGLKYSFQTHDRLCFVMEYANGGELFFHLSRDRVFSEERARFYGAEIVSALDYLHAERNVVYRDLKLENLMLDKDGHIKITDFGLCKEGIKDGATMKTFCGTPEYLAPEVLEDNDYGRAVDWWGLGVVMYEMMCGRLPFYNQDHEKLFELILMEDIRFPRTLGPEARSLLSGLLKKDPMQRLGGGPNDAKEIMQHKFFAGIEWQDVYEKKLVPPFKPQVTSETDTRYFDEEFTAQTITITPPGQDDSMESFDSERRPHFPQFSYSASGTA from the exons GAGAATACATCAAGACCTGGAGGCCGAGGTATTTTCTCCTGAAGAGTGATGGTACATTCATCGGCTACAAAGAGCGACCACAAGATGTTGACCAGCTGGAAACCCCCTTAAATAACTTCTCTGTCGCAC AGTGCCAGCTGATGAAGACGGAACGGCCTAAGCCCAACACATTCATCATCCGCTGCCTGCAGTGGACCACTGTCATCGAGCGCACTTTCCACGTGGAGACCCCCGAGGAGAG GGAAGAGTGGACCAAAGCCATCCAGGCAGTGGCTGAAGGCCTGcagaaacaggaggaggagatgatggACTCCTCTCCAGACCCCATGGACATGGAGGTCTACCTGACCAAAATCAGACACAAAGTG ACTATGCACGACTTTGAATACCTCAAACTCCTGGGAAAAGGCACTTTTGGCAAAGTCATTCTGGTAAAGGAGAAGGCCACAGGACGCTACTACGCCATGAAGATCCTAAAGAAGGAGGTGATCGTAGCGAAA GATGAAGTGGCGCACACACTCACAGAGAACAGAGTCCTCCAGAATTCAAAGCATCCGTTCTTGACA GGCCTTAAATACTCCTTCCAGACACATGACCGCCTGTGCTTCGTCATGGAGTATGCAAATGGTGGCGAG CTTTTCTTCCATCTATCTAGGGACCGTGTGTTCTCAGAGGAGAGGGCTCGTTTCTACGGTGCAGAGATTGTGTCGGCGCTGGACTACCTGCATGCTGAAAGAAACGTGGTCTATCGAGATCTAAAG CTGGAAAACCTCATGCTGGACAAAGACGGACACATAAAGATCACAGACTTTGGCTTGTGTAAAGAGGGGATCAAAGATGGCGCCACCATGAAAACTTTCTGCGGGACACCGGAGTATCTCGCTCCTGAG GTGCTAGAAGACAATGACTATGGACGTGCTGTGGACTGGTGGGGTCTGGGGGTGGTCATGTATGAGATGATGTGCGGCAGACTGCCTTTCTACAACCAGGACCATGAGAAGCTGTTCGAGCTCATCCTTATGGAGGACATCCGCTTTCCTCGCACACTCGGCCCTGAGGCACGCTCACTGCTTTCAGGCTTGCTCAAGAAAGACCCAATGCAGAG GTTAGGTGGTGGGCCTAACGATGCCAAGGAAATCATGCAGCACAAGTTCTTTGCAGGAATTGAATGGCAAGATGTCTATGAGAAGAAG CTGGTCCCGCCGTTTAAGCCCCAAGTTACCTCGGAGACAGACACACGATATTTTGACGAGGAGTTCACAGCACAGACCATCACCATTACACCACCCGGACAAG ATGACAGTATGGAATCCTTCGATAGCGAGCGGAGACCCCACTTCCCCCAGTTTTCCTACTCTGCCAGTGGAACGGCCTGA